A genomic stretch from Theobroma cacao cultivar B97-61/B2 chromosome 4, Criollo_cocoa_genome_V2, whole genome shotgun sequence includes:
- the LOC18603516 gene encoding chaperone protein dnaJ 49: MDGNKDEALRCVHIAEEAIASGNKERALKFIKIAQRLNHSLSVDQLLAACENLDSGSSPASPVVEKCVSSNKNRGGSTKLDEGLNGERSYTEEHIQLIRQIKRHKDYYAILGVEKTCSADEVRRAYKKLSLKVHPDKNKAPGSEEAFKKVCKAFKCLSVDDSRRQYDQVGLVDEFEYNQQHNVRQRRRRYGNDLFDDEFDPDEIFRAFFGQGDMFRTSHVYRTRGMGGHQREQRHGGGPNFLVLLQILPFLLIFLLAYLPISEPEYSLFRNYSYQIPKTTDKYGVEFYVKSSAFDVNFPLGSPARANFEDNVIKDYRHMLWRYCHVERQKRHWNKNLPTPHCNKLQNLGLA, encoded by the coding sequence ATGGATGGTAATAAAGATGAAGCTTTAAGATGTGTTCACATTGCTGAAGAAGCAATAGCTTCTGGTAACAAAGAACGTGCGTTGAAATTCATTAAAATCGCGCAACGCCTTAACCATAGTTTATCTGTTGATCAACTTTTGGCTGCTTGTGAAAACCTCGATTCCGGGTCGTCCCCTGCTTCTCCTGTTGTTGAAAAGTGTGTTTCTAGTAATAAGAATAGAGGCGGTTCGACTAAGTTGGATGAGGGTTTGAATGGGGAGAGGAGTTATACTGAGGAACATATTCAGTTGATTAGGCAGATCAAGAGACACAAGGATTATTACGCCATTCTTGGTGTGGAAAAGACTTGTTCGGCTGATGAGGTTAGGAGAGCGTATAAGAAGTTGTCGTTGAAAGTTCATCCAGATAAGAATAAGGCTCCGGGTTCCGAGGAAGCCTTTAAGAAAGTGTGCAAGGCCTTTAAGTGTTTAAGTGTTGATGATTCGAGGAGGCAGTATGATCAAGTGGGTTTGGTTGATGAATTTGAGTACAATCAGCAGCATAATGTGAGACAGAGGAGGAGGAGATATGGGAATGATTTGTTTGATGACGAATTTGATCCTGATGAGATATTCAGGGCATTTTTTGGTCAGGGGGATATGTTTAGGACGTCTCATGTTTACAGGACTAGAGGGATGGGTGGTCATCAGAGGGAGCAGCGTCATGGCGGAGGACCTAATTTCTTGGTCCTTCTTCAAATATTGccatttttgttgattttcttgcttgcttATCTACCCATTTCCGAGCCTGAGTACTCTTTGTTTAGGAATTACTCATATCAGATTCCTAAGACAACTGACAAATATGGTGTGGAGTTTTATGTCAAATCATCAGCATTTGATGTGAACTTTCCACTTGGAAGTCCTGCTCGAGCTAATTTTGAGGACAATGTGATTAAGGATTACAGACATATGCTTTGGCGTTATTGCCATGTGGAACGCCAGAAGCGTCATTGGAATAAGAATTTGCCAACTCCACACTGTAATAAACTACAAAATCTTGGACTGGCATGA